A genomic segment from Salvia splendens isolate huo1 chromosome 13, SspV2, whole genome shotgun sequence encodes:
- the LOC121760519 gene encoding uncharacterized protein LOC121760519: MLRAVVLDRGGNWEPVLPLIKFAYNNSYQATINMVPYETLYGKKCRSPLYWDEVGERKILGPDSVEEMIEIGRQIRERIKEAQDRQKSYADARRTDLQFKVGDKVFLKVSLLALPPSFGNVHNIFHVSQLRKYVFDPKHVVHQEEMVLGPDLSYEENPEAILDRKVKELKNKAIVTVKVLWKHHGHEKAAWELEDKMKEKYLELFE, translated from the exons atgttgagagccgtagtgctcgaccgtggaggAAACTGGGAGCCAGTACTACCACTTATAAAGTTTGCTTACAACAACAGTTATCAGGCAACTATAAATATGGTCCCGTATGAAACACTTTATGGAAAGAAATGTAGATCAccgctttactgggatgaagtcggCGAGAGAAAGATTCTTGGACCGGACTCTGTGGAAGAGATGATAGAAATTGGCCGACAGATCCGAGAAagaatcaaggaagctcaagataggcaaaaATCTTACGCAGATGCTCGCAGAACCGATCTACAGTTCAAGGTGGGAGACAAAGTTTTCCTGAAAGTATCTTT GTTGGCACTTCCGCCGAGCttcggaaatgtgcacaacatTTTTCATGTATCACAATTGAGAAAAtatgtgttcgaccccaaacacgTAGTccaccaagaagaaatggtgttaggaccagatttgagctatgaagaaaatCCAGAAGCAATCTTGGATCGGAAAGTAAAAGAGTTGAAGAATAAAGCTattgtaacagtgaaagtcctaTGGAAGCATCATGGTCACGAGAAAGCTGCGTGGGAGCTTGAAGAcaaaatgaaagagaagtacttGGAGCTTTTCGAATGA